In Cystobacter fuscus DSM 2262, a single window of DNA contains:
- a CDS encoding response regulator, which translates to MDDTPANLRALEVLMTDLGANVVTAASGDEALRLLLEREFALILLDVQMPGMDGYDTASLIRMRERTRHIPIIYITAFNRSEVNVSRGYELGAVDYLFKPIVPEILRTKVGVFLELHRKKEEVRRQEALLRQAESRAHAQQLAEARAHYERSLLQQEVERERKVSEAREQRAQELAKLVQEKEQAQAELSAVAREREQLILALREADRRKDEFLAMLAHELRNPLAPVRHALEVFQLRAPQDEILQRAFASADRQVSHMTRLVDDLLDVSRITRGKVEIRPRLVTFKEIVDGAIQACDPFIQQRHHSLSVSLPEEPLILNVDPTRMTQVVANLLHNAAKYTPSGGRIELTARRDNGELVLSVRDNGVGLRPDMLQRVFDLFVQVDPGSDRAQGGLGLGLTLVRSLVEMHGGRVSAHSQGLSQGSEFVVRLPLPAEATAPLAIPNMLKSAASLGPSLRPLNILLVEDNPDIRETLRDLLELHGHHVAEASDGRAAVELVLSQRPQVALVDIGLPELDGYQVAELVRASAGGADTRLVALTGYGHPEDRKRALAAGFDAHLVKPVSSEDLSQVLKRLCNAA; encoded by the coding sequence GTGGATGACACGCCCGCGAACCTTCGTGCGCTGGAGGTGCTGATGACGGATCTCGGCGCCAACGTCGTCACCGCCGCGTCGGGCGACGAGGCGCTGCGCCTGCTGCTCGAGCGGGAGTTCGCCCTCATCCTGCTGGACGTGCAGATGCCCGGAATGGATGGATACGACACCGCGTCACTCATTCGCATGCGCGAGCGGACGCGGCACATCCCCATCATCTACATCACCGCGTTCAACCGCAGTGAGGTGAACGTCTCGCGCGGCTACGAGCTGGGCGCGGTGGACTACCTCTTCAAGCCCATCGTTCCGGAGATCCTCCGCACCAAGGTGGGCGTGTTCCTGGAGCTGCACCGCAAGAAGGAGGAGGTGCGCCGGCAGGAGGCGCTGCTCAGGCAGGCGGAGAGCCGTGCCCACGCCCAGCAGCTCGCCGAGGCGCGGGCCCACTACGAGCGCTCCCTGTTGCAGCAGGAGGTCGAGCGCGAGCGCAAGGTGTCCGAGGCGCGCGAGCAACGCGCTCAGGAGCTCGCGAAGTTGGTGCAGGAGAAGGAACAGGCCCAGGCGGAGCTGTCCGCGGTGGCGCGCGAGCGCGAGCAGCTCATCCTCGCGCTGCGCGAGGCGGACCGCCGCAAGGACGAGTTCCTCGCCATGCTGGCCCACGAGCTGCGCAACCCCCTGGCTCCCGTCCGCCACGCGCTCGAGGTCTTCCAACTGCGTGCTCCGCAGGATGAGATCCTCCAGCGGGCCTTCGCCAGCGCGGATCGCCAGGTGAGTCACATGACGCGGCTGGTGGATGATCTGCTGGACGTCAGCCGCATCACCCGGGGCAAGGTGGAGATCCGGCCCCGCCTGGTCACCTTCAAGGAGATCGTGGATGGCGCCATCCAGGCGTGCGATCCCTTCATCCAGCAGCGCCACCACTCGCTGAGCGTGAGCCTGCCCGAGGAGCCGCTGATCCTGAACGTGGATCCCACCCGCATGACCCAGGTGGTGGCCAACCTGCTGCACAACGCGGCCAAGTACACGCCCTCCGGCGGACGCATCGAGCTGACGGCACGGCGCGACAACGGAGAGCTCGTCCTCTCCGTGCGTGACAACGGCGTCGGCCTCCGGCCGGACATGCTCCAGCGCGTCTTCGATCTCTTCGTGCAGGTGGATCCGGGCAGCGACCGGGCCCAGGGAGGACTGGGACTCGGCCTCACCCTGGTGCGCAGCCTCGTGGAGATGCATGGCGGACGCGTGAGCGCCCACAGCCAGGGCCTCTCCCAGGGCAGCGAGTTCGTCGTGCGCCTGCCGCTGCCCGCCGAGGCCACCGCGCCCCTGGCGATTCCCAACATGTTGAAGTCCGCCGCCTCGCTCGGCCCGTCCCTGAGGCCGCTGAACATCCTCCTCGTGGAGGACAACCCGGACATCCGCGAGACGCTGCGCGATCTGCTCGAGCTGCACGGCCACCACGTGGCGGAGGCCAGCGACGGGCGCGCCGCGGTGGAGCTGGTCCTCTCCCAGCGTCCCCAGGTGGCGCTGGTGGACATCGGCCTGCCCGAGCTGGACGGCTATCAGGTGGCGGAGCTGGTGCGCGCTTCCGCCGGTGGCGCCGACACCCGGCTCGTCGCCCTCACCGGCTACGGCCACCCGGAAGATCGCAAGCGCGCACTCGCCGCCGGCTTCGACGCGCATCTCGTCAAACCCGTGTCCTCCGAGGACTTGTCCCAGGTGTTGAAGCGGCTGTGCAACGCCGCCTGA
- a CDS encoding helix-turn-helix transcriptional regulator — MDETPQPGLGTRLRMARTRLDLTQEQVAHAVGFVPTVYGRIERGDMLPSVPKLRELCVVLGVSADMLLALPPPPSGPDEQGQAEEELETQPALRRLAMLVRALPPPRFRLFRVALQTLLEPSEAEEPGES; from the coding sequence GAGGATGGCCCGGACCCGATTGGATCTCACCCAGGAGCAGGTGGCCCACGCCGTGGGCTTCGTCCCCACCGTCTACGGGCGTATCGAGCGGGGGGACATGCTGCCGAGCGTCCCCAAGCTCCGCGAGTTGTGCGTCGTCCTGGGCGTCTCCGCCGACATGCTCCTCGCCCTTCCTCCTCCGCCTTCCGGTCCGGACGAGCAGGGGCAGGCCGAGGAAGAGCTCGAAACGCAGCCCGCCCTCCGTCGGCTCGCCATGCTCGTGCGCGCCCTTCCCCCACCCCGCTTCCGGCTGTTCCGGGTGGCGCTCCAGACGCTCCTCGAGCCTTCCGAGGCGGAAGAGCCCGGCGAGTCCTGA